One stretch of Garciella nitratireducens DSM 15102 DNA includes these proteins:
- a CDS encoding sulfite exporter TauE/SafE family protein has product MQFILILLIGCVAGIVTGLIGASGVMVVVPAFVLLGFSTSESIGASLFIDAVASLVVAWTYYQNKNLNFKQGIWITIGSIIGAQGGSLLSPLIPDVGLSHAFSIFLLISAVVFWLRGKKESKGENTITVSEEEDVSTEKNLILRILRSNVIVSGMVLGLFVGVISGLLGAGGGVMILLILVFVMQYNMHEGIGTSTFIMAVTAASGAIGHAFSASLPIKAAMIGAIGTLIGGRFAARFANKVEEKILSKVVGVLFAILGIIMFIIQK; this is encoded by the coding sequence ATGCAGTTTATTCTTATTTTATTGATAGGTTGTGTAGCAGGAATTGTCACTGGTCTTATTGGTGCTAGCGGTGTTATGGTAGTAGTTCCAGCTTTTGTTTTACTTGGTTTTTCTACTTCTGAATCTATAGGAGCTAGCTTATTTATAGATGCTGTAGCATCTTTGGTAGTAGCTTGGACTTATTATCAAAATAAAAATTTAAATTTTAAGCAAGGGATTTGGATTACAATAGGTTCTATTATAGGAGCGCAAGGAGGGAGTTTATTATCCCCGTTGATTCCAGATGTTGGATTGAGTCATGCTTTTAGTATATTCTTATTGATTTCTGCTGTGGTATTTTGGTTGAGAGGAAAAAAAGAAAGCAAAGGAGAAAATACAATTACGGTTTCAGAAGAGGAAGATGTTTCTACTGAGAAAAACTTAATATTAAGGATTTTAAGAAGTAATGTAATTGTTTCTGGAATGGTGCTTGGTTTATTTGTTGGTGTCATTAGCGGGTTATTAGGGGCCGGAGGCGGAGTTATGATACTTTTAATTCTGGTTTTTGTTATGCAGTATAATATGCACGAAGGGATTGGGACATCCACTTTTATTATGGCAGTGACAGCTGCGTCTGGGGCAATCGGTCATGCATTTTCTGCCAGTCTTCCTATAAAAGCTGCAATGATTGGAGCAATAGGGACATTAATCGGTGGACGTTTTGCTGCCAGATTTGCTAATAAAGTAGAAGAAAAAATTTTAAGCAAAGTTGTTGGAGTGTTGTTTGCTATACTTGGGATTATCATGTTTATAATTCAAAAATGA